In the Diorhabda carinulata isolate Delta chromosome 9, icDioCari1.1, whole genome shotgun sequence genome, one interval contains:
- the LOC130898169 gene encoding protein eyes shut has translation MHQIGSHKWLLMLTVLLIQHHEVQNGFACLSNPCIHGVCLDDLNSTYFCYCIDGYTGIQCQTNWNECWSSPCRNGGVCIDGIAMFNCSCPPGYSGKLCEDDINECESNPCQNNGTCLDERNGYTCNCLAGYSGTYCEIDVAVCNATGETRCANGGICEEGPGETFTCKCQKGWGGFLCDWEIDECVSAPCQNGAICIDLHADYSCACLFGFAGRNCEETMQICDESPCKNGALCIYENDQPICYCVPDFHGDLCQFQYDECQLGPRCMNAGSCIDGVDNFTCSCPPNLTGVLCECLILSNGSLDCDYVSPEPSAYPTTTTSYYNLTISSTSVTSTTTEVPITETTIMTVFPNTSIGIVSTSSTNIPSSTAMDNETNLSTTFSSTYPISTTDFFTSTTEVSTLSTAVTYFTELTTIYESTTSSSIEYPVYSTEFQFETSSSTIYSNITYFSTFPAEVSSAPMLSTTEYTTELDSGSTLSTTLKYQPSNRSISEEATTYTTTFLTAEPTTTTFLTTEPNIKFETSTGITTSNTVASTMLSSTQETTTFVSIDCTNSETRCLNGGTCIYVDGNYKCICNFDYEGEFCESKLGVKRAAFGGNSFLSHRLHVTSYHIAIEFEAKTMANDGIIFFANVNSPHMVLYMKNGFLKFIFSCGYQTMLLSELKVPVNNGYNMNIKAGLDFREDLKHCNASIKINDSLSMTGDQIAKIIDFPKGSAWLHVGGLPQYLAMEIGLPVGGFVGCMANLKIGNRTVKIYDDAEDGYEVTECSSLACLSNPCRNDAFCSSVGDQWQCHCRNGYLGKSCEVSICDDNPCLFGGTCIPFTNSGYICLCPYGKHGHFCENDIKITQPYFSSSVHGLSSFVAYPFPDGISKTMEIKFRFAPTTMEQISILLFIGQAGHHDFYSDHIAVSFVRGYIMLTWNLGSGPRRIFTSQSIKPGATDYLVKLGHTGRRAWLYVEHLGNVTGRSPGNLVQLDVVPLLYVGGFDVRNFSTLPHDLPLHTGFSGCIYDIEMKSGSVVIPFQGSMKAFGRAVGQCGTSECHERSCQNGGACLHHGSTFMCLCQDEWFGPLCSSRFNLCDGNITKCSENSRCVPLLSHSECDCPFGRVGTTCEKIENITDVSLTGIRSFIMLNPMEIEGNKFHIEFEIRILKDHGIVIFMGTKDVRFICLSLQNGLLEFKIQTGSSKISSTGIVIRSSILLIKGVWHKIQFGRFGKKVYLSVDKTVNTGVLDTIYTSNFNKETIYIGGLPDMSHLPLFAASGVPVHFKGCIRHLSIDTTAVPLTADNVHQSRNLIDCDGTPCGGEACYNGGTCWLDSFMNPHCSCPVPYYGEKCENVKVCNERTCKNRGICINNRCTCQVGWSGAFCEYEIAVNNPKFNGRSYLIMRKVGDRKRELKEGVRRIFLNFTTVNPNGLLFWNKKGGDHLGLGLENGFLKVVIASEKMKQNILEVPSYTKVTDGLWHKLDLNIDLLSLTIDDKVIAIRKAPRYSQFYPSGNFFIGGIPNVTNLITETDGVFTHNFEGCIASFGTNLDVITDFSHMEGLNIDTCEVLAH, from the exons ATGCACCAAATCGGTAGCCATAAATGGCTGTTAATGTTAACCGTCCTTCTTATTCAACACCACGAAGTTCAAAACGGGTTCGCTTGTTTGAGCAACCCATGTATTCACGGAGTTTGCTTAGACGATTTAAATTCTACGTATTTTTGCTATTGCATAGACGGTTATACGGGTATTCAGTGTCAAACAAATTGGAACGAATGCTGGTCTTCGCCGTGTCGAAATGGTGGAGTTTGCATTGATGGTATTGCAATGTTTAACTGTTCATGTCCACCAGGATATTCAG GTAAGCTCTGTGAAGACGACATTAACGAATGCGAAAGTAACCCCTGTCAAAATAATGGTACTTGCTTGGACGAACGAAATGGTTATACTTGCAACTGTCTTGCTGGCTATTCGGGAACGTATTGTGAAATAGATGTTGCAGTTTGTAATGCAACAGGAGAAACTCGTTGTGCAAATGGAGGTATATGCGAAGAAGGTCCGGGAGAAACCTTCACCTGTAAATGTCAAAAAG GTTGGGGTGGTTTTCTATGCGATTGGGAAATAGACGAGTGTGTTTCTGCACCATGTCAAAATGGAGCAATTTGCATAGATCTACATGCCGATTATTCATGTGCCTGTTTGTTCG gttttgCTGGCAGAAATTGCGAGGAAACCATGCAAATTTGTGACGAAAGTCCGTGTAAAAATGGCGCTTTATGTATTTATGAAAACGATCAACCTATTTGTTATTGCGTTCCTGATTTTCATGGAGACCTTTGCCAATTTCAATACGATGAATGCCAATTAGGTCCGAG GTGCATGAACGCCGGTAGTTGTATCGATGGTGTGGATAATTTCACATGTTCCTGCCCTCCAAATTTAACCGGAGTACTTTGTGAATGTTTAATATTATCCAACGGAAGTTTAGATTGTGACTACGTCAGCCCAGAACCAAGTGCTTATCCCACAACAACAACTTCTTATTACAACTTAACGATATCGTCTACTAGTGTTACTAGTACTACAACTGAAGTGCCAATTACCGAAACGACAATTATGACTGTTTTTCCAAATACTTCTATAGGTATTGTTAGTACCTCAAGTACAAATATTCCTTCGTCTACTGCCATGGATAATGAGACTAATTTAAGTACAACTTTTTCTTCGACATACCCAATATCTACAACAGATTTTTTCACTAGTACTACCGAAGTTAGTACTTTAAGTACCGCCGTTACATATTTTACAGAATTAACAACTATATACGAAAGTACTACATCCTCGAGTATTGAATATCCGGTATATTCCACggaatttcaatttgaaacatCATCATCAACTATATATTCGAATATAACCTATTTTAGTACCTTTCCAGCTGAAGTTAGTAGCGCCCCGATGTTATCAACTACAGAATATACTACTGAGCTTGACTCCGGTAGTACCTTAAGTACCACGCTCAAATATCAACCTAGTAATAGAAGCATATCCGAAGAAGCGACCACATATACAACCACATTTCTTACTGCGGAACCTACTACAACAACATTTCTCACTACTGAACCTAATATAAAATTCGAAACGAGTACTGGTATCACTACAAGCAATACTGTTGCGAGTACTATGTTATCTAGTACCCAGGAAACTACTACTTTCGTTTCTATAGATTGTACGAATAGTGAGACGAGATGTTTGAACGGAGGTACCTGTATTTACGTCGACGGAAATTATAAG TGTATTTGCAACTTTGATTACGAGGGAGAATTCTGCGAATCGAAATTGGGAGTTAAAAGGGCAGCTTTTGGTGGAAACTCTTTTCTCTCTCATCGACTCCACGTAACATCTTACCATATAGCAATCGAATTTGAAGCGAAAACGATGGCTAACGATGGTATCATATTTTTCGCTAACGTCAATTCCCCACACATggttttatatatgaaaaatggatttttgaaatttattttttcctgtgGGTACCAAACCATGTTACTGAGCGAACTGAAAGTACCGGTGAATAATGgatataatatgaatattaaagCTGG gctAGATTTCCGTGAAGATTTGAAACATTGTAATgcatcaataaaaattaatgacagTTTATCGATGACAGGTGATCAAATAgctaaaataattgattttccgAAAGGTTCGGCTTGGCTACACGTTGGAGGTTTACCGCAATATTTGGCTATGGAAATTGGACTTCCAGTAGGAGGCTTTGTTGGCTGTATGGCTAATTTAAAG ATTGGAAATAGAACGGTGAAGATCTACGATGATGCAGAAGACGGTTACGAAGTTACAGAATGTTCTTCATTGGCTTGCCTGTCGAACCCATGTAGGAACGACGCGTTTTGCAGTTCAGTTGGCGATCAATGGCAGTGTCATTGTAGGAACGG TTACTTAGGAAAATCGTGTGAAGTATCTATTTGTGATGATAATCCATGTCTTTTTGGCGGTACTTGCATTCCTTTCACGAATAGTGGCTATATTTGTTTGTGTCCGTATGGAAAGCATGGCCATTTTTGTGAAAACG ATATCAAGATAACGCAGCCATATTTCTCGTCGTCTGTCCACGGTTTATCGTCTTTCGTAGCTTATCCATTTCCGGATGGTATATCAAAAACAATGgaaattaaatttcgatttGCTCCAACAACCATGGAACAGATTTCCATACTATTATTTATAGGACAGGCCGGGCACCATGATTTTTATTCGGACCATATCGCAGTGAGTTTCGTTAGAGGTTATATTATGCTCACATGGAATTTGGGATCTG GTCCCAGGAGAATTTTTACGTCACAGTCGATAAAACCAGGAGCTACTGATTATCTAGTGAAATTGGGTCATACTGGTCGGAGGGCATGGTTATATGTAGAGCATTTGGGAAATGTTACGGGAAGATCACCTGGAAATTTGGTACAACTAGATGTAGTACCACTTCTTTACGTAG gaGGATTTGATGTGAGAAACTTTTCCACGCTTCCTCACGACCTACCATTACATACGGGTTTCTCCGGATGTATTTACGACATTGAAATGAAATCCGGGAGTGTAGTTATACCGTTCCAGGGTTCCATGAAGGCATTTGGCAGGGCAGTCGGTCAATGTGGTACTAGTGAATGTCACGAGAGAAGTTGCCAAAACGGTGGAGCATGCCTACATCACGGAAGTACTTTTAT GTGTTTATGTCAAGATGAGTGGTTCGGACCATTATGTTCATCCAGATTCAATCTGTGCGATGGTAATATTACAAAATGCTCGGAGAATTCTAGGTGTGTACCTTTATTGTCACATTCTGAATGTGATTGTCCCTTTGGCAGAGTTGGAACAACCTGTGAAAAAA ttgaaaataTAACTGATGTGAGTCTAACTGGAATTAGGTCTTTCATCATGCTTAATCCGATGGAAATTGAAGGCAATAAGTTTCATATTGAATTCGAGATTAGGATTCTAAAAGACCACGGGATTGTTATATTTATGGGAACGAAGGATGTcagatttatttgtttatctttaCAAAATGGTTTACTAGAATTTAAAATACAAACAG GTAGTAGTAAGATTAGCTCAACAGGCATTGTTATACGCAGTTCGATACTTCTTATAAAAGGAGTATGGCACAAAATACAATTTGGAAGATTCGGCAAAAAAGTATATCTATCAGTAGATAAAACCGTCAATACTGGCGTTCTAGATACCATCTATACctcaaatttcaataaagaaaCCATATACATAGGCGGTTTACCAGATATGTCACATTTACCACTATTCGCTGCATCCGGTGTACCAGTACATTTCAAAGGATGCATTCGACATCTTTCCATTGATACCACAGCAGTACCATTAACCGCCGATAACGTTCACCAATCGAGAAATTTGATAGATTGCGATGGAACACCTTGTGGCGGCGAAGCTTGTTACAACGGCGGTACTTGTTGGTTAGATTCTTTCATGAATCCGCATTGTTCTTGTCCGGTTCCTTATTACGGAGAAAAATGCGAAAATGTGAAAGTGTGCAACGAGAGGACGTGCAAAAATAGAGGAATATGTATAAATAACAGATGTACTTGTCAAGTGGGTTGGTCTGGAGCGTTTTGCGAATACGAAATCGCAGTTAATAACCCAAAATTCAACGGACGCAGCTACCTTATAATGAGAAAAGTTGGTGATAGAAAAAGGGAGTTGAAAGAGGGCGTTCGAaggatatttttgaattttacaaCTGTTAATCCTAACGGTTTactattttggaataaaaag GGTGGCGATCATTTGGGCCTAGGTttagaaaatggttttttgaaagttgttaTCGCTTCTgagaaaatgaaacaaaacatcCTCGAAGTTCCTTCTTATACTAAAGTAACTGACGGTCTTTGGCATAAACTCGATCTAAATATCGATCTTCTGAGTTTAACAATCGACGACAAAGTAATCGCAATTCGGAAAGCACCTAGATACTCCCAATTTTATCCAAGTGGAAATTTTTTCATCGGTGGAATTCCGAATGTCACTAATTTGATTACTGAAACCGACGGCGTTTTCACACATAATTTCGAGGGATGTATAGCTTCTTTTGGTACAAATTTAGATGTTATTACTGACTTTAGTCATATGGAAGGCTTAAACATCGATACGTGTGAGGTTTTAGCACACTAA